tttaacaacaatTGCACTGTTATAAATACATCTTTCTTTACAGCTCTGTTCCAAATGTAAACAAGTTTCTCCCATTTAATATGGGAGATAATGTTTTTCAAGTGAGAAACGACCGGCCGAAGTACTCCACACCagataattttgaaagaaaagaCGATAAAGTGATTTATCCTAACAATTTGGCAATTCCACACACAAACCCAAGCAATCATGATATTGCAACTACTAATTATGAGAAAGATACTCAATACGTTGAAAAATCACGACAACACATCAATAGCGatgtagaaataaatgaaGGTATAATAAAGGACTTAATTGGTGAAACTGAAACAACAACTGAATGGACTACTGCAACAGATCAAACGGTATGTgacgtatatatttattcaaagacA
This sequence is a window from Plodia interpunctella isolate USDA-ARS_2022_Savannah chromosome 6, ilPloInte3.2, whole genome shotgun sequence. Protein-coding genes within it:
- the LOC128670872 gene encoding uncharacterized protein LOC128670872 codes for the protein MSSIKGSNLFIKIAFCVVMLQVVASVNQGYENPSVLASLNFKPIGVGLKFSVPNVNKFLPFNMGDNVFQVRNDRPKYSTPDNFERKDDKVIYPNNLAIPHTNPSNHDIATTNYEKDTQYVEKSRQHINSDVEINEGIIKDLIGETETTTEWTTATDQTTADYDDIENRLNPSAVATLLG